In Methanobacterium bryantii, the following proteins share a genomic window:
- a CDS encoding DUF2975 domain-containing protein, which yields MKRGSTLFLKAVILLIGIGALAGIIIFPQLEGRNINADLFNIYFQDPFLAYVYTASIPFFVALYHAFQLLGYIGQNKVFSLDSVRALQTIKYCAIILNILIVMAALYIRIFHAKGDDPAGFIALCIVTTFISVVIAAATAVFERLLQSAVDIKKENDLTV from the coding sequence TTGAAACGAGGATCAACATTATTTCTAAAAGCAGTAATTCTACTCATCGGAATCGGTGCACTTGCAGGTATAATTATATTTCCCCAGCTTGAAGGTAGAAATATAAACGCCGACCTGTTTAATATTTACTTTCAGGACCCGTTTTTAGCATATGTGTATACAGCATCTATTCCATTTTTTGTTGCGTTATATCATGCATTTCAATTGCTCGGATACATCGGGCAAAATAAGGTATTCTCGCTAGACTCCGTGAGAGCTTTACAAACTATAAAATACTGTGCAATCATATTGAACATTTTAATTGTGATGGCCGCGCTATATATAAGGATATTCCATGCTAAAGGCGATGATCCAGCAGGTTTTATTGCTCTGTGTATTGTGACTACTTTTATTTCGGTTGTAATCGCTGCTGCCACAGCCGTATTTGAAAGACTTTTACAAAGTGCCGTAGACATAAAAAAAGAAAATGATTTAACGGTCTGA
- a CDS encoding DUF5518 domain-containing protein codes for MIQWRPIIIGTIIAVILSVLSMLSSGLLTADFLLAGIAVGFIVGAKIKDGAINGTIMGVIGAVIFLIILVIIYAAQGYGSLITSILSYLVIYVVADIILAIVGGVLGSVIRAEIKETPVQE; via the coding sequence ATGATTCAATGGAGACCTATAATTATTGGTACAATAATTGCCGTTATTTTAAGTGTGTTATCAATGCTTAGTTCAGGTTTATTAACCGCTGACTTTTTACTGGCTGGAATAGCAGTCGGGTTCATTGTTGGAGCAAAAATTAAGGATGGAGCAATTAATGGAACAATTATGGGTGTAATAGGTGCAGTTATATTCCTTATAATACTGGTAATTATATACGCTGCCCAGGGTTATGGATCTTTAATAACATCCATACTCAGTTATCTGGTAATTTACGTGGTTGCAGATATAATTTTAGCAATAGTTGGTGGAGTTCTTGGATCTGTAATAAGAGCAGAAATAAAAGAAACTCCAGTTCAAGAATAA
- a CDS encoding homocysteine biosynthesis protein: protein MKTIKEINQKIETGDAVVLTAAEMTTFVEQNGVKAAAEEIDVVTTGTFGAMCSSGAFLNFGHSDPPIKMNKTYLNNVEAYSGLAAVDAYIGATQLNRNPQIGMDYGGSHLIEDLIRGKEIDLAVEAYGTDCYPRKEIETTITLDKLNQAVMVNPRNCYQNYAVATNSTEETLYTYMGTLLPYFGNASYSSAGQLSPLLNDPYFETIGMGTRIFLCGGEGYIISEGTQHSTDAERRNGVPISGSGTLMLMGDMKKMSSDFVRGATMQKYGPTLYVGAGIPIPVLNEDIARRTAISDEDIVCQVVDYGVPKRSRPVIKETNYKELKTGKIEINGVEVNASPLSSYKKAEEIANELKAWITKGNFFLTEPIIKLPSEGYTVNPLEITKPTTLVKNLESKPVIRAYPTERISDVAKKLVDNNINHLPVVDESGKLKGIVTSWDIANAIAKGKTKLMDVMTKRVIIAREDEPVDLVARRIDKHEISGLPIVDKDNKVKGMITAEDISRLIGKEKNNDEVCK from the coding sequence ATGAAGACAATTAAAGAGATTAACCAAAAAATCGAAACTGGTGACGCTGTTGTCTTAACTGCTGCAGAGATGACAACTTTTGTTGAACAAAACGGTGTAAAAGCAGCTGCAGAAGAAATAGATGTTGTTACAACAGGTACATTCGGTGCTATGTGTTCTTCAGGAGCATTTTTAAATTTCGGTCATTCTGATCCTCCTATTAAAATGAACAAAACATATTTAAATAATGTTGAAGCCTATTCTGGGCTTGCTGCTGTTGATGCATATATAGGAGCTACTCAATTAAATAGAAATCCCCAAATAGGCATGGATTATGGTGGCTCTCATTTAATTGAAGATTTAATCAGAGGCAAAGAAATAGATCTTGCTGTAGAAGCTTATGGTACTGACTGTTATCCTCGGAAGGAGATAGAAACCACCATTACCCTCGATAAATTAAATCAGGCAGTGATGGTAAATCCACGAAACTGCTATCAAAATTATGCCGTTGCTACAAATTCAACTGAAGAAACATTATACACTTACATGGGAACACTCCTGCCTTATTTTGGGAATGCAAGCTATTCAAGTGCAGGGCAGCTGAGTCCGCTCCTCAATGATCCTTACTTTGAAACCATAGGCATGGGAACTCGAATATTCCTGTGTGGAGGAGAAGGATACATAATCAGCGAAGGAACACAGCACTCTACTGATGCTGAACGTCGAAATGGAGTTCCTATCAGCGGTTCCGGGACATTAATGCTCATGGGAGATATGAAAAAGATGAGCAGCGATTTCGTCAGGGGCGCGACCATGCAGAAATACGGCCCTACATTATATGTTGGTGCTGGAATTCCTATTCCTGTTTTAAACGAAGACATAGCTAGAAGAACAGCTATAAGCGATGAAGACATCGTCTGCCAGGTTGTAGACTATGGAGTTCCAAAGCGCAGCCGTCCAGTTATAAAAGAAACAAATTATAAAGAACTTAAAACAGGTAAAATTGAAATTAACGGCGTGGAAGTTAACGCATCACCATTATCATCCTATAAAAAAGCTGAAGAAATTGCAAATGAACTTAAAGCATGGATAACTAAAGGCAACTTCTTCCTTACAGAACCCATCATAAAATTACCATCGGAAGGGTACACTGTAAATCCACTTGAAATTACAAAGCCTACTACTCTTGTAAAGAATTTAGAAAGCAAACCTGTAATAAGGGCATATCCAACAGAGAGGATAAGCGATGTTGCCAAGAAGCTTGTTGATAACAACATAAACCACTTACCAGTTGTAGATGAAAGTGGCAAGCTTAAGGGAATCGTGACTTCATGGGACATAGCAAATGCTATTGCCAAAGGTAAAACCAAATTGATGGATGTCATGACAAAAAGAGTCATAATAGCACGTGAAGACGAACCTGTGGATTTAGTAGCAAGAAGAATAGATAAACACGAGATTTCAGGGCTCCCAATTGTTGATAAAGATAACAAAGTTAAGGGAATGATCACTGCAGAAGATATCTCCAGATTAATTGGAAAGGAAAAAAATAACGACGAGGTGTGCAAATGA
- a CDS encoding SIS domain-containing protein: protein MKYKMYDEIIEQPRSLKDTLSEEKSHMKEIAEKFEEFDKVYLLGCGSSLSTCYSAKSALDFISDKNIEVYTGYEFFYNKKIENENAGALLTSQSGETADTVAALRRSQQKGIYTVAITNENQCTMIKEADDTVITRGGRESAILGTKTYVTQLMSLYEILFSMNDFKDDDAHKIKKEVLGNIEKLPSATEDLIKKTENEGKEIALKFKDEDIFYCMGSGPNYGLAYKLAMTMFMEGALKHACPLYSGEFRHGLIERAEKDVPIVFLNADYPGDDMTTRSIEFCEKLGTKSLVYNMKDYSDMNHLMSPFSLVIPLEWFIYYLADINNEDPGATRHIGKVRY, encoded by the coding sequence ATGAAGTATAAAATGTATGATGAAATTATAGAACAGCCGAGATCCCTGAAAGATACTTTAAGTGAAGAAAAATCACATATGAAAGAGATTGCAGAAAAGTTTGAAGAATTTGATAAAGTATATCTTTTAGGATGCGGTAGTTCACTTTCAACATGCTATTCTGCAAAAAGCGCGCTTGATTTCATATCAGATAAAAATATAGAAGTTTACACAGGATATGAATTCTTTTACAATAAGAAAATTGAAAATGAGAATGCTGGAGCTCTTTTAACTTCCCAATCAGGAGAAACTGCAGATACTGTCGCTGCTCTTAGGAGGTCACAGCAAAAAGGCATTTACACAGTAGCAATAACCAATGAAAACCAGTGCACAATGATTAAAGAAGCTGATGACACTGTGATTACAAGAGGTGGGCGAGAGAGTGCAATACTTGGAACTAAAACTTATGTAACTCAACTTATGAGCCTGTATGAAATTCTATTCAGCATGAATGATTTCAAAGATGATGATGCCCATAAAATAAAAAAAGAAGTTTTAGGAAATATCGAAAAACTTCCATCTGCAACTGAAGACCTGATTAAAAAAACAGAAAATGAAGGCAAAGAGATTGCTCTAAAATTTAAAGATGAAGACATATTCTACTGCATGGGAAGCGGGCCGAATTATGGGCTTGCATACAAACTTGCAATGACCATGTTCATGGAAGGAGCTTTAAAACATGCGTGTCCCCTATATTCTGGAGAATTTAGACACGGATTAATTGAACGTGCTGAAAAAGATGTTCCAATCGTGTTTTTAAATGCAGATTATCCTGGAGATGACATGACCACGCGTTCCATTGAATTTTGTGAAAAACTGGGAACCAAATCACTCGTTTACAATATGAAAGATTATTCAGATATGAACCATTTAATGTCGCCTTTTTCCCTTGTAATTCCACTTGAATGGTTTATTTACTATCTTGCAGACATTAATAACGAAGATCCAGGGGCTACAAGGCACATTGGGAAGGTTAGATATTAA
- a CDS encoding helix-turn-helix domain-containing protein, with the protein MGIIINIDVMLAKRKMSVTELSQKVGITMANISILKNGKAKAIRFSTLAKICKALDCQPGDILEYKNDETV; encoded by the coding sequence GTGGGAATTATAATTAATATTGATGTGATGTTAGCTAAACGGAAAATGAGCGTCACTGAACTTTCACAGAAAGTTGGAATAACCATGGCCAATATTTCTATATTGAAAAATGGAAAGGCAAAGGCAATTCGATTTTCAACTTTAGCAAAGATCTGTAAAGCTTTAGACTGTCAGCCAGGAGATATTTTAGAATATAAAAATGATGAGACCGTTTAA
- a CDS encoding TIGR00296 family protein yields the protein MVSEEEGKFLVKLAKESIKNYIVRRKIMDVPEDVPDTLKEDMGAFVTLNKNGMLRGCIGYSEPVKPLVNAVIDVAISAAVNDPRFPPVSLDEIDDLEIEVSVLTKPEIIEVEKSEEYLDKIEIGKDGLIIERGPFKGLLLPQVAVEWGWNVEEFLYNTCTKAGLTADCWLYNDVKIYKFHSEIFHE from the coding sequence ATGGTATCTGAAGAAGAAGGAAAATTTCTGGTAAAACTTGCAAAGGAGTCTATAAAAAATTATATAGTCCGTAGAAAAATTATGGATGTACCTGAAGATGTTCCTGATACTTTAAAAGAAGATATGGGTGCATTTGTAACCTTAAATAAGAATGGAATGCTCAGGGGCTGCATAGGTTATTCAGAACCCGTTAAGCCACTTGTAAATGCTGTAATTGACGTTGCTATATCTGCTGCAGTAAATGATCCTCGTTTTCCACCGGTAAGCCTTGATGAAATAGATGACCTTGAAATTGAAGTAAGTGTACTTACAAAACCTGAGATTATTGAGGTTGAGAAATCTGAAGAATATCTGGATAAGATTGAAATAGGTAAAGATGGTCTTATTATAGAAAGAGGCCCATTCAAAGGGTTGTTACTTCCGCAAGTAGCTGTAGAATGGGGATGGAATGTAGAGGAGTTCTTATATAATACCTGTACAAAAGCAGGGCTTACTGCAGACTGCTGGCTCTACAATGATGTAAAGATATACAAATTCCACTCTGAAATTTTTCATGAATGA
- a CDS encoding TDT family transporter, producing the protein MKDILNKISVPISGLMLGLAEAGNLVSSQEVILKIIFGSISALILALILIKIASNPKHLKADLNNPAVAGVASTFPMGIIVLSTYVNSFFPSEAYAMWIAGILMQIIIVIIFTRKFVFNFDINKVFPCYFVVYVGVAVGSIVAPIFNAADIGRVLFYFGFVSYLILLPLMLYRVFVIKSFPEPAIPTLTIFAAPSSICLAGYLSSFDVINMDIFWGLVISAIVMFFAVLLYMPKMLKLKFYPSYSAFAFPLVISAIAMQYANSFLANMNLKMPIMQYIGYFEELLAVLFVVYVLVHYTNFLFGDYRKTS; encoded by the coding sequence ATGAAAGACATTTTAAACAAAATTTCTGTACCAATATCTGGTTTAATGCTGGGTCTGGCGGAAGCAGGAAATCTGGTATCTTCTCAAGAAGTTATACTTAAAATTATATTTGGGTCTATATCTGCGCTAATTTTAGCGTTGATTTTAATAAAAATAGCATCTAATCCTAAACATCTTAAGGCGGATTTAAATAATCCTGCTGTTGCAGGGGTTGCTTCAACATTTCCAATGGGAATCATTGTCTTATCGACGTATGTTAATTCTTTTTTCCCATCTGAGGCTTATGCCATGTGGATTGCCGGGATTTTAATGCAAATTATTATTGTAATCATTTTTACCCGGAAATTTGTCTTTAATTTTGATATAAACAAAGTATTCCCATGTTATTTTGTAGTGTATGTTGGAGTTGCAGTGGGAAGCATTGTGGCGCCGATATTTAACGCTGCAGACATCGGTAGAGTGTTATTCTACTTCGGATTTGTATCTTATTTGATTTTATTGCCTTTAATGCTTTATAGGGTATTTGTAATTAAATCTTTTCCAGAACCTGCCATCCCTACGTTAACCATTTTTGCAGCGCCTTCAAGCATCTGCCTGGCAGGATATTTAAGTTCATTTGATGTGATAAACATGGATATTTTCTGGGGACTGGTTATTTCAGCAATAGTCATGTTTTTTGCAGTGCTTCTGTACATGCCTAAAATGCTTAAATTAAAGTTTTATCCGAGTTATTCTGCATTTGCATTTCCACTGGTAATCAGCGCCATTGCAATGCAGTATGCAAATAGTTTTCTGGCAAATATGAATCTTAAAATGCCAATAATGCAATATATTGGGTATTTTGAGGAGTTATTGGCGGTTTTATTTGTTGTTTATGTACTGGTTCATTATACGAACTTTTTATTTGGTGACTATAGGAAAACAAGTTAA
- a CDS encoding Hsp20/alpha crystallin family protein, with product MNGRPKRRTSIDKIIDDAMDYINDVSDEIERSISSYTSAPETDLIETHDNIIVRTNLPGIKKEDIKIDLTEEKLKIKVLGYEETPLEKGAQVKSKGRRHGKIKRAVRLPEKVIVEEAAAKLEDGVLTVTMPKAEKKVRHEVPIH from the coding sequence ATGAATGGAAGGCCTAAAAGGAGAACTTCGATTGATAAGATAATAGATGATGCTATGGATTATATCAATGATGTAAGCGACGAAATTGAAAGATCTATTAGCAGTTATACAAGCGCTCCAGAAACTGATTTAATTGAAACTCATGATAACATAATAGTCCGCACAAATCTTCCTGGAATTAAAAAAGAAGATATAAAAATAGATTTAACAGAAGAAAAACTTAAAATTAAAGTTTTAGGTTATGAAGAGACTCCACTGGAAAAAGGGGCTCAAGTAAAATCAAAAGGAAGAAGACACGGCAAAATAAAACGAGCTGTAAGGCTTCCAGAAAAAGTTATAGTAGAAGAAGCAGCTGCCAAACTTGAAGACGGTGTTTTAACTGTTACTATGCCTAAAGCAGAGAAAAAAGTAAGGCATGAAGTGCCTATTCACTAA
- a CDS encoding hemerythrin domain-containing protein, with product MSKGDVYKVFKKDHAHIKKLFNETLRDTSKYPEAQKELEANMLGEEQFLYPAMDFIDEELVNETKRENEEAFRTMARMKNMNEEDREWADSLRRLNDLVVHHMEIEEKENGLFDKASKVLSEEAEEDILHLYNELKSENLPP from the coding sequence TTGTCAAAAGGAGATGTTTACAAAGTTTTTAAGAAGGATCATGCCCATATTAAAAAATTGTTTAATGAAACCTTAAGAGATACCTCAAAGTATCCTGAAGCCCAGAAAGAACTGGAAGCTAACATGCTTGGTGAAGAACAGTTTCTTTATCCTGCAATGGACTTTATCGATGAAGAATTGGTAAATGAAACCAAAAGAGAAAATGAAGAAGCATTCAGAACAATGGCAAGAATGAAAAATATGAATGAAGAAGACCGTGAATGGGCAGACAGCTTAAGGCGGCTGAATGATCTTGTGGTTCATCACATGGAGATCGAAGAAAAGGAAAATGGACTTTTTGATAAAGCATCTAAGGTTTTAAGTGAGGAAGCAGAAGAGGATATACTCCATTTATACAACGAGCTGAAGTCAGAGAATCTTCCGCCTTAA
- a CDS encoding Hsp20/alpha crystallin family protein, which produces MVEKKEIKTKKELEMEKAEKDVPVSKSTEPEEVKVEEVEKLPDEPQVETEPESERKSEWEARAERGRGAAQKFFDDMIGTFRERGGDFEKALSEYTASAPSKLATDVIETDGNIIVKADIPGVKKEDIVIDLTDDSIEIFAKFEEETEEEGKNFIKKERRYGEARRSLILPEAVKVKEASAKFDNGVLTVTLPKLEEKKRFQVKVD; this is translated from the coding sequence ATGGTGGAAAAAAAGGAAATAAAGACTAAAAAAGAATTAGAAATGGAAAAAGCTGAAAAAGATGTTCCAGTGTCAAAATCAACTGAACCTGAAGAAGTTAAAGTGGAAGAAGTAGAAAAACTTCCAGATGAACCTCAAGTAGAAACCGAACCTGAATCAGAAAGAAAATCAGAATGGGAAGCCAGGGCAGAAAGAGGAAGAGGAGCTGCACAGAAGTTTTTTGATGATATGATAGGTACATTCCGCGAAAGAGGGGGAGACTTTGAGAAAGCTCTATCTGAATATACGGCATCTGCTCCGAGTAAACTAGCGACTGATGTAATAGAAACTGATGGCAATATAATTGTTAAAGCAGATATTCCTGGTGTTAAAAAAGAAGATATAGTCATTGACTTAACAGATGACTCAATAGAAATCTTTGCAAAATTTGAAGAAGAAACAGAAGAGGAAGGTAAAAACTTCATCAAAAAAGAAAGAAGATATGGTGAAGCAAGAAGATCTTTAATACTGCCAGAAGCAGTTAAGGTCAAAGAAGCATCAGCTAAATTTGATAATGGTGTCTTAACAGTAACACTTCCTAAATTAGAAGAAAAAAAGAGATTCCAGGTAAAAGTTGACTAA
- the mch gene encoding methenyltetrahydromethanopterin cyclohydrolase, producing the protein MVSVNLEAKKTVDLMIKNADELNISVEKLENGSTVIDAGVNVSGSLKAGELYTKVCLGGLAEVGISIPGDLSESFALPSVKIKTNSPAISTLGAQKAGWSVSVGDFFALGSGPARALAKKPAHTYEVIGYEDDADIAILTLEADKLPGADVTDAIAKDCGVSPENVTVLVAPTSSIVGSIQIAGRVVENGTYKMMEALDFDVTKVKFAAGIAPIAPVDPDGLKAMGKTNDAVLFGGRTYYYIQSEEGDDLKALAENLPSSASEGYGKPFYDVFKEAEYDFYKIDKGMFAPAEVVINDLRTGELFRAGYVNVDLLKKSFGL; encoded by the coding sequence ATGGTAAGTGTCAATCTTGAAGCAAAAAAGACAGTAGACTTAATGATAAAAAACGCAGATGAATTAAATATAAGCGTAGAAAAGCTTGAAAACGGTTCCACAGTTATCGACGCTGGTGTAAACGTTTCTGGAAGCCTTAAAGCAGGGGAACTTTACACAAAAGTGTGTCTTGGAGGACTTGCAGAAGTGGGAATTTCAATTCCAGGAGACCTCTCCGAAAGCTTTGCGTTACCTTCTGTGAAGATCAAAACCAATTCTCCAGCAATATCAACCCTTGGAGCACAAAAAGCAGGATGGTCTGTAAGCGTAGGTGACTTCTTCGCCCTCGGTTCAGGACCTGCAAGGGCATTAGCTAAAAAACCAGCCCACACCTATGAAGTAATCGGCTACGAAGACGATGCAGATATTGCAATTCTCACCCTTGAAGCTGACAAATTACCTGGCGCTGATGTAACCGACGCAATTGCAAAAGACTGCGGTGTTTCACCAGAAAACGTAACAGTACTCGTTGCACCAACATCATCAATCGTAGGTTCAATACAAATAGCAGGAAGAGTTGTAGAAAACGGTACATACAAAATGATGGAAGCTTTAGACTTTGACGTTACAAAAGTTAAATTTGCTGCAGGAATTGCACCAATAGCACCTGTTGACCCAGATGGGCTTAAAGCAATGGGTAAAACAAATGACGCTGTTTTATTCGGTGGTAGGACTTACTACTACATCCAGTCTGAAGAAGGAGACGACTTAAAAGCTTTAGCTGAAAATCTCCCATCATCCGCATCTGAAGGATACGGAAAACCATTCTACGATGTATTTAAAGAAGCTGAATACGACTTCTACAAAATTGACAAAGGAATGTTTGCACCTGCTGAAGTGGTCATAAACGATTTAAGAACAGGTGAACTCTTCAGAGCAGGATACGTAAATGTAGATCTCCTTAAAAAATCATTCGGTTTATAA
- a CDS encoding TldD/PmbA family protein: MTNQLDLDLFERILNKIENKVDYADIRVSDSQNTAITMKDGKVQEIRSGSDFGTVIRVLKNGAWGSAFTTELSRMDEVVETALKLVKSLKSDVELADVKSKVDSVKSKAQIKPSHVSIEDKKDLMNEVNQAATIEKIVSTTVSYVDAEGKSLFLNTEGTSITNEESRVAVFLNAVAAEEDMIQFGHGSIGGARGFEVLQKEDIEKFGRKAADKAVRLLSASKPPSGKFPVILDPELTGVFIHEAVGHASEADLILQNDSILKGKMGTQIGSELVTIIDDASMDAFGYYPYDAEGVKSSENVLVKNGMLVSLLSSRESAAKLGISSSGNARSRVGDQPIVRMSNTYLKPGDMKFEELIEDMANGIYLKGSRGGQVDTGKGIFQFNAAESFMIENGEVKDPLRDVSLSGNILEILNKVNGVGSDFKLSIGFCGKGGQTAPVGDGGPHVRVSEATVGGAM, translated from the coding sequence ATGACAAATCAACTAGATCTCGATTTATTTGAGAGAATACTCAATAAAATAGAAAATAAAGTGGATTATGCTGATATAAGAGTCAGTGATAGTCAAAATACAGCTATTACTATGAAAGATGGTAAAGTTCAGGAGATAAGATCCGGGTCTGATTTTGGAACTGTTATCAGGGTTTTGAAAAATGGGGCATGGGGTTCGGCATTTACAACCGAGCTTTCAAGGATGGATGAAGTCGTAGAAACTGCCCTTAAACTGGTAAAATCATTAAAAAGTGATGTGGAACTTGCTGATGTTAAGTCAAAAGTTGACAGTGTCAAATCAAAGGCCCAAATAAAACCTTCCCATGTATCAATCGAGGACAAAAAGGACCTCATGAATGAAGTCAACCAGGCTGCAACCATCGAAAAAATAGTCAGTACCACTGTAAGTTATGTTGATGCGGAAGGAAAAAGCTTATTTTTAAACACGGAAGGTACTTCAATTACAAATGAAGAATCTCGGGTGGCAGTATTTTTAAACGCTGTTGCAGCGGAAGAGGATATGATCCAGTTTGGGCATGGAAGTATTGGGGGGGCACGTGGATTTGAAGTGCTTCAAAAGGAAGATATAGAAAAATTCGGGAGAAAAGCAGCGGATAAGGCAGTAAGGCTTTTAAGTGCTAGTAAGCCACCTTCGGGGAAATTTCCAGTAATATTGGACCCTGAACTTACGGGTGTATTTATCCATGAAGCTGTAGGTCACGCTTCTGAAGCTGATTTAATTTTACAGAATGATTCAATTCTTAAAGGCAAGATGGGGACTCAAATTGGATCAGAATTGGTTACAATAATAGATGATGCCAGTATGGATGCATTTGGTTATTATCCATACGATGCAGAGGGTGTAAAAAGCAGTGAAAATGTGCTGGTTAAAAATGGAATGCTTGTATCTCTGTTAAGTTCCAGAGAGTCTGCGGCAAAACTTGGAATTTCATCTTCAGGAAATGCAAGATCTAGAGTCGGGGATCAGCCAATTGTTAGAATGAGTAATACATACCTTAAACCTGGAGATATGAAATTTGAAGAGTTAATTGAAGATATGGCTAATGGAATTTACCTTAAAGGTTCCAGAGGAGGGCAAGTAGATACTGGAAAAGGTATTTTCCAATTCAATGCTGCTGAGTCGTTCATGATAGAAAATGGAGAAGTAAAAGATCCTTTAAGGGATGTATCTTTATCTGGAAACATCCTGGAAATCCTTAATAAGGTGAACGGTGTTGGAAGCGACTTCAAATTAAGCATTGGATTCTGCGGAAAAGGAGGTCAAACTGCTCCTGTTGGGGATGGAGGACCTCATGTAAGGGTCAGCGAAGCGACCGTTGGAGGGGCAATGTAA
- a CDS encoding NIL domain-containing protein produces MKAWLKFSPDITNKSIISDTIKSYDIDFNILRANITPKGGKLLVEISGNQVTESIEYMESQGISVDPIKKVVKKEEEKCVDCGACISLCPVKAISISDDWTILVDDQLCIGCAFCTSSCPMKAIKVTE; encoded by the coding sequence ATGAAGGCCTGGCTAAAATTTTCACCGGATATAACCAATAAATCAATAATTTCAGACACAATAAAATCTTATGATATAGATTTCAATATTTTAAGGGCAAATATAACTCCTAAGGGAGGTAAACTGCTGGTTGAAATATCAGGAAATCAAGTTACAGAGAGTATTGAATACATGGAAAGCCAGGGAATTAGTGTAGATCCTATTAAAAAAGTGGTGAAAAAAGAGGAAGAAAAATGCGTGGACTGCGGAGCATGTATTTCTTTATGCCCCGTAAAAGCCATATCTATCTCTGATGACTGGACCATACTGGTAGATGACCAGTTATGCATTGGATGTGCATTCTGCACCAGTTCCTGCCCAATGAAAGCTATAAAAGTCACTGAATAG
- a CDS encoding NOG1 family protein: MFIPTVPTPDEILDKSFRRAKKAADKVRTSKVPRYQMAKKTEEARIKTACQVTKDTLNNLLDKTPQVEQMHMFYQDYIDVMVGVDDLKKSLGALNWAVGIVSKIENEYVFKVRRSKSENAANVRRAAFGRIASVMRQIKEELDFLDFVKGKLRNMPTIDFEAFTLVIAGFPNVGKSTLLRQITPAEPKVANYPFTTHGIQIGHFEKRWKKYQIIDTPGLLDRPIRDMNNIELRAMVALEHLADVILYIFDASETSGYPLDAQMRLYEEIKHVFDTPIISVFNKMDLVENNKYLDEYISKLNEPLMISASEGSGVDLIIEELEEFNGGKKGNKD; the protein is encoded by the coding sequence ATGTTTATACCAACAGTACCAACGCCTGATGAAATCTTAGATAAAAGCTTTAGAAGGGCCAAAAAAGCAGCCGATAAGGTAAGGACATCCAAGGTCCCCCGTTATCAAATGGCGAAAAAAACAGAAGAGGCCAGAATAAAAACAGCCTGTCAAGTTACAAAAGATACATTAAATAATTTACTGGATAAGACACCGCAGGTGGAACAAATGCACATGTTTTACCAGGACTATATCGATGTTATGGTTGGTGTAGATGACCTTAAAAAGTCTCTTGGGGCTTTAAACTGGGCAGTAGGTATTGTATCCAAGATTGAAAATGAATATGTGTTTAAAGTAAGAAGGTCAAAGTCTGAAAATGCAGCAAATGTTAGACGGGCTGCATTCGGTAGAATTGCATCTGTGATGCGTCAAATAAAAGAGGAACTTGACTTCTTAGATTTTGTAAAAGGGAAACTTCGGAATATGCCTACCATAGATTTTGAAGCATTCACACTGGTTATAGCAGGGTTCCCAAATGTTGGAAAATCTACACTGCTTCGCCAGATCACTCCTGCCGAGCCAAAAGTTGCAAACTATCCTTTTACAACCCATGGGATTCAAATAGGGCACTTTGAGAAAAGATGGAAAAAATACCAGATAATAGATACACCCGGACTTCTTGACAGGCCTATAAGGGACATGAACAATATTGAACTCCGCGCTATGGTTGCACTGGAACATTTAGCTGACGTCATTTTATATATTTTCGACGCATCTGAAACATCTGGTTATCCACTCGATGCTCAGATGAGGTTATATGAAGAAATAAAACATGTTTTTGACACTCCAATAATAAGTGTTTTTAACAAAATGGATTTGGTAGAAAATAATAAGTATTTAGATGAATATATTAGTAAACTGAATGAACCTCTAATGATTTCAGCATCAGAAGGTTCTGGCGTGGATTTAATAATTGAAGAGCTGGAGGAATTTAATGGTGGAAAAAAAGGAAATAAAGACTAA